A DNA window from Acidobacteriota bacterium contains the following coding sequences:
- a CDS encoding ABC transporter permease: MSVERIFQIFFRSVFYPLRTLSRNASLIQSMVRRDIQGRYRGSVGGTAWTLLHPLLLIAVYYFVFGVVLGVRFGQGQGSGEFLLYFICGMLPWLAFSEAVGRSPGVIPENTNFVKRVIFPLEILPVNLALTSLVAEGFALLIFLGFLITIGPGLGWTMLALPLVLIPQVMLTMGICWFLAALGVFLRDTSQVIGLLLTIWMYVTPIFYPASHLPQHWLWLFEKNPMYLVVEMYRNIFLHGTLPAVYPLAVLWAMGIAVFWFGHSWFYKVKKSFADLL, encoded by the coding sequence ATGAGCGTCGAGCGAATATTTCAGATATTTTTCCGCAGCGTCTTCTACCCACTGCGAACCCTGAGTCGGAACGCCTCGCTAATCCAGTCGATGGTGCGCCGGGACATTCAAGGGCGTTATCGTGGCTCCGTGGGCGGGACTGCATGGACCCTGCTGCATCCTTTGCTGCTGATCGCCGTTTACTACTTTGTGTTCGGCGTCGTGCTGGGCGTGCGCTTCGGACAGGGCCAGGGATCGGGCGAGTTCCTGCTCTACTTCATCTGCGGAATGCTGCCGTGGCTGGCTTTCAGCGAGGCCGTGGGGCGTTCGCCGGGCGTGATTCCGGAAAATACCAATTTCGTGAAGCGCGTAATTTTCCCGCTGGAGATCCTTCCGGTGAACCTCGCGCTGACCAGCCTGGTAGCCGAGGGATTCGCGTTGCTGATCTTTTTGGGATTCCTGATCACCATCGGTCCGGGCCTCGGGTGGACCATGCTGGCACTGCCGCTGGTACTCATCCCTCAAGTGATGCTCACCATGGGCATCTGTTGGTTCCTCGCCGCACTCGGTGTTTTCCTGCGCGATACCAGCCAGGTTATCGGCCTGCTACTCACTATTTGGATGTATGTCACGCCCATCTTCTATCCGGCGTCACACCTGCCGCAGCATTGGCTGTGGTTATTTGAGAAGAACCCCATGTATCTGGTCGTGGAAATGTATCGCAACATTTTCCTTCATGGAACGCTGCCGGCGGTCTATCCACTTGCGGTGCTGTGGGCCATGGGAATTGCTGTCTTCTGGTTCGGTCATAGCTGGTTCTACAAAGTGAAAAAATCATTCGCGGATCTGCTCTGA